The stretch of DNA GCCGTTCTGGCTCTCGATGGCGTTGACTGGCTGTGCAGCCCTGAGCGGACGGCCGACCGGTGTACGCGGCGGGAGCAGGAGTGGTGGGCCCGACCGCCGCCATGCGCGGTGGTCGGCCCGCTTCCACACCCGTTCCGTGCGGACGATCGTCGGGCGAGCATTGTCGAGGATCACCAGCGCGTACCCGGCTGGCAGGCGACGCACCGCGTCGGGCGGCATCACGTCGACGAGCTCACGCACTGGCCGTCGACGACCGTCGTGCCGTTCTACGTGCCCGGTCACGACTGATGTGCGACCGCACAGCGTGGATACCCGCCGCAACAGGGCATCTTCACTGCATCCCGACATCAGAACCTTGCAGGTGGCGGTCTGCCACAGGGTGTCTGCCGCGTGCGTGCCCCATCGGGCGACAATCTGTCCCCACGCCTGCGTGTAGATCGACAGGCGGATACCCGACCCGGCCGCGTAGGACGCCCATGCCGCGATCGGGATAGGGTCACGTTGGCGACCTCGTCGAGCTCCATGGACAGCGGCGGGTCGAGCCTGCCCGCCGGCAACCGTGACCCGAGCAGCACCGCCTCATGCTTGAGCTCAGCGAGCAGCGCGCACAGCAGCGGCGGAACCGGCGACCCAGCCTCGGCCGAAGCGACAGGTACAGCGTGTCACGTGACTGTAGGAAGTCGCTGATCACGAACTCGGGTATGCGCGGGTCAGGCATGACGGCCTGGGCGATCTCCGGCAAGGTCATGAACCGCAGGACGTTACGGCATGTCAGCTCTACCGACTGCCGAGTTTTGGGTGGCAGGCTTCGGAACCGGCGGATTACCGCGGCGGCCGCAGGCTCGGCGTGCAGGGCCGTGTCGAGGATCTCCAGCGGCACAGGCGAGTCCCCCACGAGCCAGGCGTACACCGTGGCCAGGGTGCCGCCCTCGTACAGGTCAGCCGCGTGCATGAACGAGCTGAGCACCTGTACGGCCTGGTCTGACCAGAACGTCGCGTCGGTCAGGCCGCTGGCCTCGACGGCCTCGACCATGTGCCCGGCCCGACGGATCGCGGTTTGCATGTTCGTGCAGCCTGCGACGGGGTTCCATCGGAACGTGCTGCCGTACTCGCCGACTCCCTCGGGGTTGAACACGTGCAGCGTGCCGACCTGCTGACGCAGGCCCGCCGTATGGTCGATCAGATCGCCTCGGATGCTGGTGACAACGACGGGGCCGGGCGCGTCGATGATCCGCCCTGCTGCCGCGCGGACTTGCCTTTCTGAGGGGCGGCGATCGTCAACACGATGTCCTGGAGGGAGGCGTACACGCGCTGACGGTGCACCCATCCCGGCCCCCACCCGAGAAACGTGGCGTATTCACGCCAAGCGCCTCGGCCGTACATGTCGCGGCGGCGCAGGGAAGGGCGGGCGTGGCGGGCGACTCGGCGGGCCCGTGGGAGGCCATACCGGCGCCATAGGTCCCACCGGGAGGCGAACCCCGGTCCAGGGTGCATGCGCCAGCGCAGGCGCAGCCACAGGCGCGTCTGGGGGTCGCGCAGCAGCGCCCGCACTCGGGCCCACGCCACCGAGGCCGCTAGCGCGCCGGTCACGACGGCGATGAGCAACACCGCTACGTCGAGCGGTATCGACAGTCCGGCTGCCTCAGCCGTAGCGGCGATCGATGAGGAGCAGCGCATCAGTCTTCACCTCCTGCGGCGGCGTGCGGGTCGGCCAGGTGATCGGCCAGGTATCGGCGTACGGTCGACTCACTACGGTGGAGGCTGGGCGCCCAATCGCGCGCCAACTCCGACAGATACGCCGGGTCGCCGTATCGGGGATCACCAGCCAAGCGCAGACCCTCGTACCGGGTACGGGCGATCGCTCGCGCTCCCGCGTACCGCTCCAACAGGCTGTACGTCTCCTGCGCCGTTGAAAGATCAGTGCGGAGCTGCTGGACCATGGCCTCGGCGCGTTCCATCCGGGCCGCCTGCGCCCGGGCACGATCGAGCTCAGCCCGCACCGTGGCCAGTTCCCGCGACAGGTCGGCGATCCGGTTGGCGTGCTCAGCCTGCTCAGCGGCATTGGCCTCGGCCATCGCCTGTAGCCGGGCCTCAGCCTCCTGACGCACGCGAGCGACCTCTTGGGCGGCCGCGCGCTCGGCCTGTTCACGCTCGGCCCGCAAGGCTTCCAGCTCGCTAGCGGCACGGGCCTCGATCGCGGCGCGAGCCTCGGCCTCGGCCTTGCGGATCCGCTCGACGTCTGCGGTGGCCATCGCGGCCCGCTCGGCAGCCTCGGCCGCGCGCATGCTGGCCAGCGACCGGCCGGGCGCGATCGGTGCTGTGTCGAGCACCCACTCGCGCACGCCGTCGAACGTCGACCGCGGGGCGAGCACCAGCCGTACGAGCCACAGAAGGATTCCGAGTAGAGCACGCACCAGGCCCACCGCCGCGCGCAGCACGCCGGTCAGGATGGGTGTCTCGTCGATCGTCAGGCCCGCCGGGCAGCCGCCCATCGGCGCACCTCGACGACCAGGGTTTCGAGCATCCATGCCATGGCCACGGGCGCGATGATCGCAACGAGGATGCCTTCGAGGGTTCGCGGAGCGTAAAGCACCTGTGCGCCGAGCGACAGGCCGAAGAACACGACCACGCCGACGCGCGCCCTGAGCGACGACTGGCCGCGTAGCGCGGCGACCAGGGCGACTAGGGCCATGGCGACCCATCCGACATCAGGCAGGGCGGCGATGATGACCGCTCGCAGCCTGTCGGCTTCGGTCTCGGGGCCGATGTGGTTGTGCGCCAACGCGAAGAGACGCTGTGCCTCGTAGCCCACGATGCCAGCGCCGATGAGTGCGGCGACGACGAGCAGGCTTGCCCCGACGAGCAGGCTGCCGGGCAGCCGGTCGCCAGTGCGGATCTTCACCGGGCGGTGATGCAGAACATGGGTGATCCGTTGCCCGTCTGTTGCCCCGTTACGTGGGGGACCGTCATCGCGGGGCTCTGTGAGTTTTAGGCTGAGTCCGAACACGGGTGAGTTCTCCTTACTCGTGGGTCAGCCCGGGCGGCGACGTCGCATCCGCCAAGATCAGGCGTCGTCGTCCGGGTCTTTGTTTGGGCTACAGCGGGTTGGTCGGCTTGTGCCGCTCGATGTACTCCTCAAGCGCCCGCCGCAGGATCGTTTGGCCGTCGATCCCCTCGTATGCCGCTACTACCTTCACGCGCCGCCGCAGGCTCGCCGGGATGCGTCCCCCGAACTGCACAAGCGGATCCTCGGTCTGCTGTGGGGCCGCGGGCGTTGCGGCGCTGATCATCTTCGCCCCTTCCATCTCAGGACCTTGGGGCCGATCGCCCTTGTCAGGTGTGTCCACTTATCTGGCCTCCTGTCGTGCTGGTCAGGTTTCTCCTGACCATACGAGAAGGCCGCCTGACAGTCATACCACGTTTCATTGTTGAGCATCAATGAAATCCATGTCAGTTGGATTGTTGACAATGAGGCTGAGTGTGGATGTGGGGTCAAATGCCGCTTTCTGAGGGATATGGAAACGAGTCGCGCCCTCGAACCCTTTGGGGTTCGAGGGCGCGTAGGGCTAGCTCAGTGCTGTTACGCCGCCTTCACTTTCGTCTCACCTGCCGTCCGCGGCAGATGTGGGTCCCGCCGGAGTAGTGGGAACCGCAATTGGGGCACACCTGGATCGGTTTTCCCTGAGAGGTCTGTCCGCTGGCCTTGCTGGTCACTTGCGACCTCCCTCGCTGGGGTTGTTGCGGGGGTCGCTCTCCGCAAGATGACGGTCGTGTGCGTTCTGTTCGTCCAGACGATCGGTGAGGCTGCTGGTCTGGGGCTCACGGGGGGAGGTCATTTGGTGCCACCCTTCCCGTCCTGGTCGCCCGTACCGCCTGCTTGGCCTGCTCGGAAAGCAATCGGTCGTAGGCGTCACGGACAGACCGAGGTTCACCGTGCGGCCAGATACCGGGACGGCCGTGGGATGTGGAAGTCTGCACTTGGGTCTCCTCCTGGATGGCTCAGGTAGGGGATCAAGGGCGGGTCTGGCGCGGCAACGTCAGGCCCGCCCGCTACGGGATTCATGAACACGGAGCGGAGCAGCTAGGAATCACGCGGTTGCTCCGGTCGCCTCGAACGTTACAACCTAGGTTTCTAGGTATCAAGGCTCTTTTGATAGAGCGGCAGGGAGGGGAGCATAGGGTAGCTAGGTAGCTAGGTAGGAGATGCCATGGTCAACCCGCGAGATCCGCGAACGCCATATCAGCAGATCGCTGATGATCTGAGGGAAAAGATCACCAGGGGTGTCTACGGGCCCGGCGACCGCTTGCCGTCCTATAGCGAGTTGAGCCGCACGTGGAACGTCAGCGTCCCCACCGTGCAGCGAGCCCTCAGAACGCTAAAAGCCGAAGGACTCATCACCGGCAGCACCGGCAAAGGGCTGTTCGTCCGTGAGCAGCTACCCATGATGGCTGTTTCCGCCTCCTACCTCGCGCCCGGCCCTGACGGCACATGGCCCACGTGGAAGTCAGAAGCCGCTAAGCGGGGCATGACCGGCACACAGCGCCTTGCGTACGTAGGGCGCGTGCCGGTCGACGACCTGCCGGACGATATCGCGATCTCCGGCGGTGAGGAGAACGTGATCACGCGACGCCGGATCATGTACCTCGACGGCGTGCCCGTGCAGCTCGCCGACTCCATCTATCCGCTGAGCGTGGCGGAGGGAACGCCGCTCGCTGAGCCTCAGCCGATCCCCGGCGGTACGCCGAAGCTACTCGCTGAGCTTGGCTATCAGCCCTGGGAGTATGAGGAGATCGTGACCGCCCGCATGCCGACACCGGAGGAAGCTGACCAGTTGCAACTCGCGGATGGCGTCCCGGTGATCCGGATCATGCGGACCTCGACCACCGCTGACGGCCGAGTGGTCGAGGTCATGGTGATGACGCTGGCGGCGGACCGTCACCAGCTCCACTACCGGCTACCGGTCCACACCTGAGCTAAGACCCCGACCTGATTAAGGCCGGGGCCTTGCTGGGGCCACGCGGGGCCTGTCAGCGGCTCCGGCGGCGTCGCCCGAAGTGCGCCTCAACCGCGCATGAGATGAGCTCACTCCGCGACCGCGCGCCGGTCGTCTCGACCAGACCGTCGATGACGGCGAGCTCGGCCGCGGTCGCCTGGAGAGACCACAGGCGGCGGCGCCCCTCGGCGGCGGCCGCAGCCCGTGGGGTACGGCTACGTCGCCCTGGGAACAGCGACCCGGCGGGCCGGTCGCCGCCGCGGCGGGCGGCGACGAGCTCGGGGAGTCGATCCCGCACCGCGTCGATCGCGTCATAGGCGATCTCGGCATTGGTGCGGCCAGTGCGCCGGCGCGCCTCCTCTATCGCCCGCGAGACCGCAGGCAGCACATACACCGACACCTGGAACGTCACGTCAGTCTCGTCAGCCTCGACGGCCGGGGTATGTACGACAGCGGCCGACACGGGCTCAGCGCGAGTCGAGGCTGGCTGCTCGACAGCCGTCCCGCCCTCGACGTTCTCGACCGGCGCGGGCGCGGGCGAGGATGCAAGGTCGGCCGCGGGGGGCGCCGAGCCCGCCCCTGTGGTGGTGCGGCGTGGCAGGCGACCGGCTAGACCAAACGCCTCGCCGAGCGCTCCCGGACGGCGCAGGTTCGGATCACTCACCACGGACCTCCTCAGCATTGCCAGTCTCGACGCTCTCGGCGGCCGCCAGGCGGTCGAGGACCTCCGCCGCCAATTTGCGGTAGTCCTCAGCCACGTTGGCCGCTGTCGGCGGGATGCGTCGCGCCGTACGGTCGCCAGCCCGCAGCGCCTCCCACCATGCGGGTTGACTCGCCGCATCCGATTCGAGCTCGTGCGCCACTCGGCCGAGGGCGCGGCTCTCCACCGCGATCCGCTCTGAGTGGCCGATCATCGCCGTAAGCATCGGCGAGGTGCCAGTACCAAACGCGCGTTCGACCTGATCGCGCACGCTCCGGTGAATCGCGGTCGCGCCCCGAGTGGTACCGAACAGGACCACGCCGAGCAGCTCTAGATCAGGGTTGATCTCGCGGGCGATGATGTACCGCTCGGCGAGTAGCTGCATGCCGACGAGGCCGCCGCCGTCCGTCTTCGTCGGCATGATCAACCATCGGGCCGCGCCAAGCGCCAGATCGACCAGCAGCGTGTTCTCGGGCGGGGTATCGATGATCACCACGTCATACCCGGCTGCCACGGGTGCCAGTGATACAGCGAGCGCCCGGAACGCCTGGCGGCCGCGCTGCTGCACTCGGCCGACCATGACGCCGGTCAGGTCGCCGAGGGCGACACCGCCCGGCACGACGTCGAGGCCAGGCCGCCCAGGTACCGGTACCGGCCGCACCGGTTGACCGGCCAATAGCGTGGCGAGCAGGCCCGCGCCCTGGTCGTCAACCGGACTGCCACGGTAGCCGAGATCATCTGACAGATTGGCCTGTCGGTTGAGGTCAAGGGCAAGCACGCGGTAACCCGCGGTCGCGTACAAAGCACTGAGGTTCGCCGTGATGCTGGTCTTGCCGACGCCGCCCTTGTCGTTCGCTACTGCGATCACGCGGCTAAGCGTTTCCGCGCCTGTGGTCCCGTCCGCGGGCGCGGCATCAGGAATTGTGGCCATTTAGGTACCTCTGCGGTGTGCGTGTCGGGTGGCGCGTAGTCTGACATGCCCCGCGGCATCCCGCCACGCCATCGGGCACCCGCATCCTCGGCTTCACGCACGGCATCAGTGCGTGTCTGAGGCGCTAACTCGCTGTCTTGCCCCTGAATAATCTAGGCATCCAATCCCCTTGCTATTGGTCGATCTATCTATCGCACTATCGGTCTATCGGTACATCGTTCATGCGAGTGGGCGGTCTAGAGCGCTCTTGGATCCGCGAACGATCGGATGAAGCAAGGGATACCTGCGGTTACATGGCCACGGTGAATGCGTGCCCGCCGTCATGACCGGCCGGACGGCCGCACAGCCAGTTGTAGGGACTGCGGGCGTCGCAGAACTTGCGTGATCGTACCCATTGGTATTCCTCGGCCAGGTCGTATCTGGTGGCTGCGGCCCGATGAGTCGGCCGTTGCCAGACGATCCAATGTCCAGTCGAAAGCTCCCCTTGCCCAAGCGAGTCAACAAACATCTCGCATGGGCCCGGGTGCCCCGCGGCCAGATCACACTCACCGACGGATACCCCTGGGTACACCTCCGTGAGCGGGTGCTTGACCTCCTGTAAGAACCACCCGAACGGGCCATTGAGGTCCTCCTCTGTGATGCGCACGTAGGACGAACAGCGTGCGTGATAGTCCGCATGTCTGCTCACGGCCATCACGGTAGGCCCGCCGTCGTGCTGTGCAAGGCCGGATGCTCACATCCGCATGGGCGAAGGAGTCCTATCCCCCGCAGGGGCCCGGATTATGCGCGGCGGCCGGAACCCGTCAAGGGCGCTTCGCGTCGCTACGCGATCGGCCTACGGCCGACCCTTGACGGAACCCGGCCGACAGTCGCGCCGGAGAGCACCTAGCGGGGGGATAGGGCAGGAGTGGCGATCGACCCTCGGCGGCGACGACGCTTCCGCCAGCTTGGCGGAAGCGTCGGGCCAGCACCGGATCCGTGGTGTCGGCGGGGCTTCGGCGCCGCCAAGCGTCTCACACAATGCTAATTATGTGAGATCCTAGGAGGCGTGACAGAGATCATCCCCACCGCGATCCACCGCCCGGGGGACGCCGCCCCGGGCGCTCCCGGCACCGGCGCGCTCCCCCGGTCACCCCGCTGGTCCGCTCGGTCGGCGACATCGCCGGGCTGTCGCCCCGCCGCGCCAAGGGCGACGGCGGCGAGGTGCCCGGCGCCGACGTGGACACCGTGGACGCCCTGCCCGACCACGAGTGGGCGCTGGTCGCCGGGTGGCTGGAGTCCAAGCTGGGCGCGACCACCCGGCGCGGCTACCTGGCCGACATCGCCGCGTTCATCCGCTGGCGCGACGCGGTCGCTCCGGGGGTGTCCCTGTTGCAGATCACCGACAGCCACCTGAACCACTACCGCGACCAGCTCGCCACCGGTCGCGCGCCCGCCGGCCTGGCCCGGCCCGGCCGCCCACTGGCGGCCGCCACCGTCGCCCGCCGCCTGTCGAGCCTGAGCAGCTTGTACGCCTACGCGGTGCGCCACCGCTCCCTGGCGGCCAACCCCGCCGAGCCCGTCGTGCGCCCGAAGCTCTCCAGCGAGGGCACCACCCCGGCCCGCACCATCGAGGAGCAGGCCGCCCTCGTGAACGGCGCCGAGGCCATCGCCGAGCGCTACCCGGCCGACGCGGCCGCCGTCGCGCTGCTGGCCGTGTGCGCGCTGCGCGTCGGCGAGCTGACCGCGCTCACGGTCGGCCAGATCCACGAGGACGCCGGGCACTGCGTGGTGACCTTCCGCCGCAAGGGCGGCGACACCGCGCGCATCCCGGTACCGCCGCGGGTATGCCGCCTGCTGGCCCCGCTCCTCGACGGGCGGCCTACCGACGCGCCGCTGTTCACCCGCGAGGACGGCCGCCCCTTCGACCGCTGGCGGATGACCACCGCCCTGCGCCGCGCAGCCACGGCCGCCGGGATCAACCCCAAGGGCCTGACCCCGCACACTGCCCGTGCCACCGCCGCCACGGCCCTGATCGAGGCCAAGGTGCCCCTCGCCGACGTGCAAAAGCTCCTCGGCCACGCCTCACCGGTGACAACGCAGCGCTACAACCGCGGCACCAAGGAACTCGACGGGCACGCGGCCTACCAGATGGCCCTCCTCCTCGCACGCAACGGGTGACTGACGCCACAGTCCATGATCGAATGCAACTTTTCTCTACGAGATCAAGGGCGGCCGCCCGGCCGCGCTGCGGCTCTTCGGCCGGTCGCGGCCGACGTCGCCCGCCCCCGGTCGTAGGGGCGAGAGGCCGTATAACTGCCAATCT from Thermostaphylospora chromogena encodes:
- a CDS encoding tyrosine-type recombinase/integrase translates to MPGADVDTVDALPDHEWALVAGWLESKLGATTRRGYLADIAAFIRWRDAVAPGVSLLQITDSHLNHYRDQLATGRAPAGLARPGRPLAAATVARRLSSLSSLYAYAVRHRSLAANPAEPVVRPKLSSEGTTPARTIEEQAALVNGAEAIAERYPADAAAVALLAVCALRVGELTALTVGQIHEDAGHCVVTFRRKGGDTARIPVPPRVCRLLAPLLDGRPTDAPLFTREDGRPFDRWRMTTALRRAATAAGINPKGLTPHTARATAATALIEAKVPLADVQKLLGHASPVTTQRYNRGTKELDGHAAYQMALLLARNG
- a CDS encoding ParA family protein; translated protein: MIAVANDKGGVGKTSITANLSALYATAGYRVLALDLNRQANLSDDLGYRGSPVDDQGAGLLATLLAGQPVRPVPVPGRPGLDVVPGGVALGDLTGVMVGRVQQRGRQAFRALAVSLAPVAAGYDVVIIDTPPENTLLVDLALGAARWLIMPTKTDGGGLVGMQLLAERYIIAREINPDLELLGVVLFGTTRGATAIHRSVRDQVERAFGTGTSPMLTAMIGHSERIAVESRALGRVAHELESDAASQPAWWEALRAGDRTARRIPPTAANVAEDYRKLAAEVLDRLAAAESVETGNAEEVRGE
- a CDS encoding DUF2637 domain-containing protein — its product is MKIRTGDRLPGSLLVGASLLVVAALIGAGIVGYEAQRLFALAHNHIGPETEADRLRAVIIAALPDVGWVAMALVALVAALRGQSSLRARVGVVVFFGLSLGAQVLYAPRTLEGILVAIIAPVAMAWMLETLVVEVRRWAAARRA
- a CDS encoding GntR family transcriptional regulator — encoded protein: MVNPRDPRTPYQQIADDLREKITRGVYGPGDRLPSYSELSRTWNVSVPTVQRALRTLKAEGLITGSTGKGLFVREQLPMMAVSASYLAPGPDGTWPTWKSEAAKRGMTGTQRLAYVGRVPVDDLPDDIAISGGEENVITRRRIMYLDGVPVQLADSIYPLSVAEGTPLAEPQPIPGGTPKLLAELGYQPWEYEEIVTARMPTPEEADQLQLADGVPVIRIMRTSTTADGRVVEVMVMTLAADRHQLHYRLPVHT
- a CDS encoding TraM recognition domain-containing protein: MPIAAWASYAAGSGIRLSIYTQAWGQIVARWGTHAADTLWQTATCKVLMSGCSEDALLRRVSTLCGRTSVVTGHVERHDGRRRPVRELVDVMPPDAVRRLPAGYALVILDNARPTIVRTERVWKRADHRAWRRSGPPLLLPPRTPVGRPLRAAQPVNAIESQNGEVGEFTPQPANGEMREWRPPYGIPSDELAERRARRAAQAASSGIPSTPDPAGAADTAPPPGSTGRAWDLPAE
- a CDS encoding type IV secretory system conjugative DNA transfer family protein, which codes for MGAPSARVRLPPGHRVDDRRPSERQVRAAAGRIIDAPGPVVVTSIRGDLIDHTAGLRQQVGTLHVFNPEGVGEYGSTFRWNPVAGCTNMQTAIRRAGHMVEAVEASGLTDATFWSDQAVQVLSSFMHAADLYEGGTLATVYAWLVGDSPVPLEILDTALHAEPAAAAVIRRFRSLPPKTRQSVELTCRNVLRFMTLPEIAQAVMPDPRIPEFVISDFLQSRDTLYLSLRPRLGRRFRRCCARCSLSSSMRRCCSGHGCRRAGSTRRCPWSSTRSPT